The window AGGTGACTTGCCATGAGCATGGAGGTAGAGCCACTGAAATTCGAACACCAATGCCGTCCATAATCCAATGATGAGCAATGTTGTCGGAAGTACGGGAAGAAAACGATGTGCGTAGCGGAAGTCAAAGTAGTCCAGTCCAGCCACCCCTAAAACAAACACGCAGCCAAGTAGAGCGAGCAAGCTAGCTGCGATCTTTCCAACTCGAAAGTAAATTCGATCCAGCTCTTTGTAGTTTCGCTCTGCGATCAAAACGCCAAATCGAGGGACGCGAGTTCGCACCCAGGACGAACAGGCCATTCGCATTGATTGCAAAATATTCCAGGTCAATCCAAATTGGCCAGCAATGACAGCGTCTTGGTACCGGAACAAAACCGGAAGCATCACATCAGCATTGAAGTAGTTGAAGAAACCTTTCAGCATCAATTTCGACTGGAATGGCCAGACCTCTTTCCGCCAGGCAACCCGTTCCCCAGTAGGGCGTTTAGCGAAAGTGGCGAAAAAGCGAGGGTATTTGCCCAACATCCAACCGATTTCACAGAGCAAGCGTACTGCTGTTGCTATTGCCGGAATCCATAAAGCGGCACCAAGCGGTATGGCAATCCAAACGACGAGACTGCCTGCAATGCCACGGACCAAATTGAGTTTGTGTATTTCGCGAACCTGATCGCATCCTTCCAGTACAGCCAGAAATGGAATAAGAGCGAACGCGATCGAAGATAGCCCCACCAGCGTCAACCATGGACCCCGCCAAGTGATTGTTTGAGCCGACGGATCATCGGCGAAGAACCATAACCCAAAGAAGCTTGCAATTGCGGCGAAGAGAGTTGCAAGGATTACCTGCACCACCACCGAAATTCGCATCAAGTGAGTCAGTCGTGAAACCGCATCAGGCTTTCCAACCAGTCGATTGCTGTTGTCCAGATCAAGCTGACTCCAAAGATGGCTGGTCATGGTCACGATGGTTTGAGGAAACGCCAGCTCGAAGAACATTTGAAGGCCGATCACGGACCAAAAAGTCACATAGAAACCCTGTACCTCAGGCGTGAAGAACTGAACCACCAGCCAAAGTGTCACCGGTCCAGACACGAATTGCCAATACCGTGTTGCGACCGCATAAAACGTCGCCCGGTCGACCTCCAGTCGATTCACCATTCGACGCGGCCAGGAGCGTCGTTCTGGAGGAGTGCTATCGCTCATTGCAGTTCACCCGTCAGCGAACGATTTTGAAGCCGAGTGCTAAATCGAAAGAGTGGCACTCGGAGGGCCTTCGTTAAAATGAAGGGATTGCGAAATGGAAGCCAGTTCGACGCGTGAAGATACAGCAACAAAGACTGCGAATTAGCTGCTACTGGGTATGTCGATGGAAACAAGAGTTTTCCGGGAATGTGAAAATTTATGGACGGGATGTGGTTCGCCTATAGATGGTCAACGATCAGTGCCGCGACTTCCTTCGGAATCTATCTGTTGCCTAACTCGGCACTCTCGATGGAAAGTTTGGCAAGTTCTTCCCCGACGAATTCGATATGCCTGACATCACCGCTGCAGCTGTATTCAAACAGCGGAGCCAAATTTAAATGAGCTTCTGTGCCGACTTCGGAGTTGATGGCGACTGAATGTGGAACACGAATGTCAAATTCTCCGTTCACCACGAGGTTCAGTTTGACGGTTTGTCTCTCTGCAATTTTTAAGCGAAGGATGGGGTAGCTGGTTGGGTTCCATGGGCCAGTCAGAGTGCGGAGTTGCA of the Rhodopirellula baltica SH 1 genome contains:
- a CDS encoding lipopolysaccharide biosynthesis protein, whose translation is MSDSTPPERRSWPRRMVNRLEVDRATFYAVATRYWQFVSGPVTLWLVVQFFTPEVQGFYVTFWSVIGLQMFFELAFPQTIVTMTSHLWSQLDLDNSNRLVGKPDAVSRLTHLMRISVVVQVILATLFAAIASFFGLWFFADDPSAQTITWRGPWLTLVGLSSIAFALIPFLAVLEGCDQVREIHKLNLVRGIAGSLVVWIAIPLGAALWIPAIATAVRLLCEIGWMLGKYPRFFATFAKRPTGERVAWRKEVWPFQSKLMLKGFFNYFNADVMLPVLFRYQDAVIAGQFGLTWNILQSMRMACSSWVRTRVPRFGVLIAERNYKELDRIYFRVGKIAASLLALLGCVFVLGVAGLDYFDFRYAHRFLPVLPTTLLIIGLWTALVFEFQWLYLHAHGKSPYLTLSLIACCISGLLIWWAGIYYGAIGVSLAFLFMQGIVYLPLSTVGWFHLRRQWHREE